The Deltaproteobacteria bacterium genome includes a window with the following:
- a CDS encoding phosphoribosyltransferase, whose protein sequence is MFKDREEAGRVLVCLLKKMDIDTKNAIILALPRGGVPVACMIKKALNVPMDIVISKKIGAPYNPEYAIGAMSEWGDVEINVYEEYDRDYIEQQRKEIKKKIEEYIQKYRQGRKLPSIQGKEVILVDDGIATGLTMLSVINSLKKKKPKRIIVAVPVAPPEVVEKFEKIVEIVVVEKPDFFMAIGSFYEDFHQLTDEEVIEYLNA, encoded by the coding sequence ATGTTTAAAGACAGAGAGGAAGCGGGCAGAGTCCTCGTTTGTTTATTAAAGAAAATGGATATAGATACAAAGAATGCCATTATTTTAGCTTTACCTCGTGGGGGTGTTCCTGTAGCTTGCATGATAAAGAAAGCATTGAATGTTCCAATGGATATAGTTATTTCAAAGAAGATTGGCGCACCTTATAATCCTGAATATGCTATCGGAGCGATGAGTGAATGGGGTGATGTAGAGATAAATGTTTATGAGGAATATGATAGAGACTATATTGAACAACAGAGAAAAGAAATAAAGAAAAAAATTGAAGAATACATACAGAAATATCGTCAAGGAAGGAAACTTCCTTCTATACAGGGGAAAGAAGTTATCTTAGTGGATGATGGAATTGCCACTGGACTTACTATGCTTTCTGTTATAAATAGTTTAAAGAAGAAAAAACCAAAGAGGATTATCGTTGCCGTGCCAGTAGCGCCACCAGAAGTAGTAGAAAAATTTGAAAAGATAGTTGAAATAGTGGTGGTGGAAAAACCTGATTTCTTTATGGCCATAGGTTCATTTTATGAAGATTTTCATCAACTCACAGACGAAGAGGTTATAGAATATCTTAATGCGTAA
- the amrS gene encoding AmmeMemoRadiSam system radical SAM enzyme → MKEALLYKKLSENKVRCDLCNHRCVIKEGERGVCGVRENRKGTLYTLVYGKAIANHIDPIEKKPFFHFLPGSLSYSIATVGCNFTCLHCQNAEISQYPKEHDGEIVGFDLSPEQIVKEAKDNGCKSISYTYTEPTIFFEYALDTMKLAKEEGMKNIFITNGFMSKEAIDMMQPYLDAANIDLKSYSEKFYHTVCGGRLKPVLENMEYMKKKGIWVEVTTLVIPGMNDDPMQIISIAQFIKDIDPGIPWHISRFYPAYKLQEVLPTPAKTLINIRQMGLQVGLRYVYLGNVPGEGDGENTYCYNCHKLLIKRTGFSVFENHIKDGKCPFCGAKIDIVEK, encoded by the coding sequence ATGAAAGAAGCGTTGCTCTATAAAAAGCTTTCTGAAAATAAAGTAAGATGTGATTTGTGTAATCACCGCTGCGTAATAAAGGAAGGGGAAAGAGGTGTATGCGGGGTAAGAGAAAATAGAAAAGGAACATTGTATACACTTGTTTATGGAAAAGCAATCGCCAATCACATAGACCCTATTGAGAAAAAACCATTTTTTCATTTTTTACCAGGCTCTTTGAGCTATTCTATTGCTACTGTAGGATGCAATTTTACCTGTCTTCACTGTCAAAATGCAGAGATTTCCCAATATCCAAAGGAACATGATGGAGAAATTGTAGGCTTTGACCTTTCCCCGGAGCAAATTGTAAAGGAGGCAAAAGACAATGGATGTAAATCCATTTCATACACCTATACAGAGCCCACGATTTTTTTTGAATATGCCCTGGATACAATGAAATTAGCCAAAGAGGAAGGGATGAAAAATATCTTTATTACAAATGGTTTTATGAGCAAAGAGGCAATAGATATGATGCAGCCTTATTTGGATGCGGCAAATATTGACTTAAAATCTTATAGTGAGAAATTTTACCATACTGTATGCGGAGGAAGATTAAAGCCGGTGTTGGAAAATATGGAATATATGAAAAAGAAGGGCATCTGGGTAGAAGTGACTACACTTGTTATACCTGGTATGAATGATGATCCCATGCAAATTATCAGCATTGCCCAATTTATAAAGGATATTGACCCGGGCATACCCTGGCATATAAGCCGTTTTTACCCAGCATACAAGTTACAAGAAGTTCTTCCTACTCCTGCCAAAACGCTCATCAACATTAGACAGATGGGGCTGCAGGTAGGTTTGAGATATGTGTATTTAGGAAATGTGCCGGGTGAAGGAGATGGAGAAAATACTTACTGTTACAACTGTCATAAATTGCTCATCAAGCGAACAGGATTTTCTGTATTTGAAAATCATATTAAAGATGGCAAGTGTCCTTTTTGCGGTGCGAAAATTGATATAGTGGAAAAATGA
- a CDS encoding permease: MRLSGNIIFLSIVIIIYLALGIADFNLMKLSISNFEKLFLKILPILCVVFVLIFLSNLFLKPQKIAKHFGKGSGILSWIITIVGGIISMGSAYIWYIFLKDLKQKGMKASLIVAFLYSRAVKIPLLPIMIYYFGYPLIIILTIYMIIFSVINGLVVERIVKSS, from the coding sequence ATGAGATTAAGTGGAAACATAATATTTTTATCTATTGTCATCATTATTTATTTAGCCTTAGGAATAGCAGATTTTAATCTAATGAAATTATCCATTTCCAACTTTGAAAAGCTATTCTTAAAAATTTTACCTATACTCTGTGTTGTTTTTGTACTGATATTTTTATCCAATTTATTTTTAAAACCCCAAAAAATAGCAAAGCACTTCGGTAAAGGCTCGGGTATCTTGAGCTGGATTATTACCATTGTCGGAGGGATAATATCAATGGGTTCTGCTTATATATGGTATATTTTCCTCAAAGACTTAAAACAAAAGGGAATGAAAGCATCGCTCATCGTCGCTTTTTTATATTCCAGGGCAGTCAAAATACCTCTTCTTCCCATAATGATATACTATTTTGGTTATCCGCTTATTATAATACTCACCATTTATATGATTATCTTTTCCGTGATCAATGGATTAGTTGTTGAAAGGATAGTTAAGTCCTCATAA
- a CDS encoding hypoxanthine phosphoribosyltransferase, which translates to MKSFRLKKLISRKEIMQKADKVASIIDKQYADKNPLIIYALVGGKPFFEILTSKLHIPFDTDFVWVRSYAGTKSGELKWLERNKKDFTGRNCLLVDDILDTGKTMKLLKEYIEKNGAVSCKVCVAVDKLERREEDIEPDFVLFRVEKGFLVGFGMDYDEMFRELKDICIIEEDV; encoded by the coding sequence ATGAAATCATTCAGATTGAAAAAACTCATCTCCAGAAAAGAGATTATGCAAAAGGCAGATAAAGTTGCCTCTATAATTGATAAACAATATGCAGACAAAAATCCACTTATTATTTATGCTCTGGTGGGAGGCAAACCCTTTTTTGAGATATTGACCTCAAAACTACATATACCATTTGATACGGATTTTGTTTGGGTAAGAAGTTATGCTGGCACTAAAAGCGGCGAGTTAAAATGGCTGGAAAGAAATAAAAAGGATTTTACGGGAAGAAATTGCTTACTTGTTGATGATATACTGGATACAGGAAAAACAATGAAGTTGCTAAAAGAATATATAGAGAAAAACGGGGCGGTGTCCTGCAAGGTGTGTGTAGCGGTAGATAAGTTAGAGAGAAGAGAAGAGGATATTGAGCCCGATTTTGTTCTATTTCGTGTGGAGAAGGGATTTTTGGTAGGGTTTGGAATGGATTATGATGAGATGTTCAGAGAATTAAAAGATATATGCATTATAGAAGAAGATGTTTAA